One Ovis aries strain OAR_USU_Benz2616 breed Rambouillet chromosome 24, ARS-UI_Ramb_v3.0, whole genome shotgun sequence genomic window, GTTCTAATCTAAAGGAAATCTATAAACTGCAAAATACTATCAAGGAACTTGAACAGACTCGAAATAAGGAAATTGATGACCATCAACTTGAAATGGCAGTACTGCAGGAAATTCATCAGCAGAAACTGGCAGAAATAAGTGGCAGGCATCGAAAACAATTAAAGGATTACGAGGAGATGATTCATGATATGCAAAAAGCCATTCAAGTCCTAGCCACTGAAAAAGTAGCATCTACCAAGAAAACCAAAGGACTTGAGATTAGGgtaaaataccttaaaaaaaaattgtcttctgtagaaaaggaaatggatgcTTCAGTTAGAGAACAAGACCagataaatgaaatgaagaaaagacttaaaaaagGTGAGTTGAAGCCTTCTACTAAGAAGCATAGTGATGCTgcgacagaaaaggaaaaagttctTCCACAGAGAACATCCCTGGAAGAAGCTTCCAGACAACAACAGCCACTgtctgatgctgaaaatgaaatgATGAGATTAAGTAGTTTGAAGCAGAACGAAAATCTCATTGAAGAGAACCTGAAGCTTCAAAAACGAGCCcaagttttagaaaaagaaaattcattattaaatggagaaaaggaacaacTTCAACCCTCACTTGTCAGACTGAGCAATGAATATGAACCCATTAAAAGCTCAACTATCAGACACGTGAGCTTGGATTCAGAAGTACCTCATTTAAGATAGAACTTGGAAATCAAGGAAGGAAAACTCATTGTCACTGCTGAAAAGAAATTactgatccctgagttaggagaGTTGGACAGGCAGAAACAAAAAACGACAATGTGAGTGGTTTTGATGAAAGATCAGAAATccaaaaaaaatgaaggagatgGCATCATCAGTAAACTAAAACAAGATCTAGAATGTGGAAAAAAAGAGCGTTCGTCAACTTGAAGATGATAAAATGAACATTACCAAAGAGTTGGATGggcaaaaagaaaagttaattcattaaaaaatgcaaaaaggacaGTTAGAAGCAGAATTGTGTCAGGCAGCACAGAGGCTATTGGAAGAAAGGAGGAAGTCTGAGCAAGCTATTAAAAAACCGTCAAGTACAGAGGACCCAGACAGCTCGGCCTAATAGCTGGAGTGTGAGGGTTTGGTTAAACTTGGTCAAGAGAAATACTGTTGAGCAGATGATTGCTGACcacaaagaaaccaaagaaatttTGTCATCTAGTTTAGAAGAGTGGAAGCAGTTGAAACAACATAAGgaagaaagacatttttattgaaaaactTCAAGGAGGTCCACAGCTTCAGGAGGAGTTAAATCAGTATACTCAAGccttaagaaaaatggaaaatttacagtaaaccatagtggaaaaagCCAAAAGTCTTGAATCCATGAGAGAAGAAATTAATCATCTGAAAGAAGAATTGGATCAACTGAGGGGAGAACACAGTCAAACCGCAACGATTAACCCTAAAACTGTTCCAGAAATAGAATCTGAGGACTCTCCATGGAGCACAGTTGAAGATAATCTTGAAATTAAATCTcatcaaaagaaatagaaagatctCAGATAACAACGTGAGCAAATGAATATTAAACACAATCAGCTCTTTTCCGCCCAAGGGGAGGAAATCGGAAATTTGCAAAATGCAACAGAACAAATCAAAACCcagttgcctgaagaatctcagtaTATGCCAGTAGAAAGCTGTGACATTTTTCGAGTAACAGAAATTCAGAGTCTTCACATAGAAAACGGAAGTGAAAAGCATGACtgatctaaagctgaaactgaaagATTATcacaagaaataacaaaaattggAGATAAAACTTCTAACTgaaaaaaatactcttttaaCTGAACAGATTGATCAGCTGTCCCATGGTGAGAATGGTAAGCTAACTCAGCTCATCTGGCAAAAAGATTTGGAGATACGGTTTCTTTGTATGAAAGTATCTTCAGCTTCTTCCAGTGGCCAAGGTAATGAAGAGATTCATCAATTGCAAGCATATGCTTTGGAAAGAGAACAAATGTTAGCTgttttagatgagaaaactagGGAAAATAATCGTCTTA contains:
- the LOC121817818 gene encoding thyroid receptor-interacting protein 11-like, producing MSWFGGLGSSLGHSLGQVGGTMAFLTDCVSSFTKDVLRKGAEKVEELPDSAREEVVDFQSVLKSEIERLRILCSDLEEKYEASELQLKQQTASYRHQLHQKDVEIRLLTARQVAMKDQLLKLQSVIHSVNLQDSFQPSTPAPSSLGYDVYQHALAFQNDDMDFADLIWSQQEINRLSNEVLRLEADVSHWRHCAQTSTAHGADSSNLKEIYKLQNTIKELEQTRNKEIDDHQLEMAVLQEIHQQKLAEISGRHRKQLKDYEEMIHDMQKAIQVLATEKVASTKKTKGLEIRVKYLKKKLSSVEKEMDASVREQDQINEMKKRLKKGELKPSTKKHSDAATEKEKVLPQRTSLEEASRQQQPLSDAENEMMRLSSLKQNENLIEENLKLQKRAQVLEKENSLLNGEKEQLQPSLVRLSNEYEPIKSSTIRHVSLDSEVPHLR